The genomic stretch CATGGCATCGCTCCAGCTAACTCGGTAGCTTAGCGGGTCTTCGACGATCAAGGCATCGACGTGAGCTGGCTGAAGTTCTAGCCATCGTAGGGTTTGGCGTACGCTCCAGCCGCGATATTGGGCAATGCAGCGAATGTCTTGCAGAGTAACGGTGGGCAAAGATGACTGCAACCAGTGACTTAAGGTATGAGAAGGCACCTGCAATGCCGTTGACAAATCGCGAGAACTACCGTGGTGGCTCAGCTCGAGCCTGAGCCATTCGACCAGTACCTGTACGTTCCAAGGGTAATACGCTGTGCTCATGGGAAAAACCCGCTAAGTCAATCCCATCAAACTATAGGTTTAGGCCTATGTTTCTTAAAGGCAGGTTCGAGGGAGCAGGTTTTTACAGTTCAGTTGATTCTTCAAAACCACGGCCTAAAAGTTGAATCCGCTCACCTCAGCGGCTCGTATCCTAAAAACGTCTTCGGTGACCTGACAGGCACTCTTCCTCAGAAAAGCATCCTCAGGACTGTCCAGGAGATGGCATTTTGAGATGCGAAGACAGACTGAATCAGGGTTTGCATTCTCTAGAAGTGGGTGGGTGCAGGGGTTTGGCTTAGGCTTGTTCAGTCTGAGACTGTTACCAGTGCTTCATTTCTTCGGCGATGAAGTGGTTGACTAGGTCGCGATAGAGGGCTTCGATCGCATCACCATTCAGCCCTTCTTCCTCGGCCCACACCCGGCGCTGCTGAAGCATAGCCTGGAAGCGATCGGGGGCTTTGACCGCAGCCTCGCTGGTTTTGAACTGAGACGCCGCTTTGACGTAGGCAAAGCGCTGGCCTAGGAGGGCAATCACCTGGCGATCGAGCCGATCGATCTCGGCGCGAATGTCGGCCATGTTTTGGCACTGGTCGGGGGTATGCATGGGGTTCAGGGTGAGGTGCTGTTGCTGAGCTCGGCTTGCAGGGCGGCGATCGCATCATACTCCCGCTCAAACACCCCGGTCAGGTGCTCGAACAGCGGCAGTACCTTTTGGTAAACCGTCACATTTGCCGGGATTGGCTGATGGCGGTAGGTTTCCCCAATCATCGTCGTCACTGCATCTAGCGACGGCACTCGGCCCAGGGCATAGAGACCCAGCACGGCGGCCCCCAGACATGAGCTTTCGTAATGCTCAGGGATTGTCACCTCGCGGTCAAAGATGTCAGCCATCATCTGCCGCCACAGGGCTGCTTCGGCAAAGCCCCCCGTCGCTTGAATCAGGGTAGCTGGACCAGCAAAATCTTCTAGCGCCTTGAGCACCAGGTAGAGGTTGTAGACAATGCCCTCTAGCACCGAGCGCACCAGGTGTGATTTGGTGTGTTTGACGCTGAGGCCAAAGAACGAAGCCCGCGCGTTGGCATTCCACAGGGGCGATCGCTCGCCCATTAGGTAGGGGTGAAACAGCAGCCCCTCTGAACCGGGAGGCACAGTCTCTGCCATGGTCATCAACAGGCTATAGACGTCTTGGCCTAGGCGTTTGGCG from Leptolyngbya subtilissima AS-A7 encodes the following:
- a CDS encoding isochorismate lyase encodes the protein MHTPDQCQNMADIRAEIDRLDRQVIALLGQRFAYVKAASQFKTSEAAVKAPDRFQAMLQQRRVWAEEEGLNGDAIEALYRDLVNHFIAEEMKHW